The following coding sequences lie in one Rutidosis leptorrhynchoides isolate AG116_Rl617_1_P2 chromosome 4, CSIRO_AGI_Rlap_v1, whole genome shotgun sequence genomic window:
- the LOC139842158 gene encoding uncharacterized protein: MKYMFVFGIISNPPPVVNEVVANDPNDTPMWNVRMVAQTVVPPAITKPPIEVDNWKIEGNFFTIFKDRLFRGLIDENPFDHIQYFNDICDIYKYKDVTEDAFKLRAFPFMLDGEAKAWLRNLRSDSIRSFQDLNEAFINHFFPPSKVERLRMEINGFTQREDESLYDAWVRFKKLLRVCPPHGLNKKEYINTLYRGTNFPTKQYLNSSSGGAPSPRELTRKNVAQVESEDGQVTLASLNNQFQLYGKELKKLQQTIVAMQVGRQRCEGPHLTKNCPQVNQCNHIDLDDIPMNSDAHVNFVSNQNFQRGGTSTQGNNSFQSNNSYYNPNQKQVSFNTQTNTPPGFSNQNRNQGYNSNYNQNRQNNFQSYNQQSYNNQSYNNHSNPDYQGNQSYQNQGFNPQNNQGYIQQNQQSQQNNQPSQPSKELEEIMQTYIKKAESTEAFLLKENEFLKQQLKQQQASFQTLESTVGRLSSYVAERPRGTLPSNTQVNPSTHNNNRVEEPQPQPFITQEPLPSFIEEEIRVNNEKGKEKVDATGVNGNDAKGKDEKGKDKGKEPLKVTRSVPYPKALRKDKLAAQYQKFQDMMQNVSVNLPITDVLKGMPNYGCFIKELISQKGKYHEETSFFIEEECNKILASRPRIPKKLGNPGKFVFPCKFGESEVFNALADLGASINLMPHSLYERLGLGPLKPTRICIRLANHSFDTAIGIAKDILVSIDSLVFPVDFVIMEMKEDLQVPLILGRPFLATADTIILVQRNQLNIGVGEERVTINIREAMKQPSNTDDDESLQEKRPYRTTTKVLLCTLIGSLS, translated from the exons atgaaatatatgttcgtttttggcaTTATCAGTAATCCTCCACCGGTGGTTAATGAAGTAGTTGCAAACGATCCAAATGACACTCCGATGTGGAATGTTAGAATGGTGGCACAAACGGTTGTGCCTCCGGCTATCACAAAACCACCAATTGAAGTggataattggaagatcgagggtaactttttcacaatattcaaGGATAGACTCTTTCGCGGGTTAATAGATGAAAACCCTTTTGATCACATTCAATACTTTAACGATATTTGTGACATCTACAAGTACAAAGATGTCACCGAAGACGCTTTTAAGCTAAGGGCATTCCCCTTCATGCTTGATGGAGAAGCTAAAGCTTGGTTAAGGAACTTGCGGTCGGATTCTATTAGGTCTTTTCAAGATTTAAATGAGGCATTTATCAATCACTTTTTCCCACCTTCAAAGGTGGAACGTTTGAGAATGGAAATTAATGGGTTCACGCAAAGGGAAgatgagtctttgtatgatgcgTGGGTGCGTTTCAAGAAGTTATTAAGAGTTTGCCCACCGCATGGTCTAAACAAGAAGGAGTACATCAACACGTTATACCGGGGTACCAATTTTCCAACTAAGCAATATCTTAATTCATCTTCGGGTGGA GCACCTTCACCAAGagaattgacgaggaagaatgtagCTCAAGTGGAGAGTGAAGATGGGCAAGTTACCTTGGCAAGCTTGAATAATCAATTTCAATTATATGGAAAAGAGTTGAAGAAGCTACAACAAACGATCGTGGCGATGCAAGTCGGTCGTCAAAGGTGTGAAGGACCACACCTCACCAAAAATTGTCCCCAAGTTAATCAATGTAATCACATTGACTTGGATGACATTCCTATGAATTCGGATGCTCACGTGAACTTTGTGAGTAACCAAAACTTTCAAAGAGGAGGAACTTCTACCCAAGGCAACAATTCTTTCCAATCGAATAATAGCTACTACAACCCTAACCAAAAACAAGTGTCATTTAACACTCAAACCAACACACCTCCAGGATTCTCcaaccaaaaccgaaaccaaggcTATAACTCTAACTACAACCAAAACCGACAAAACAACTTCCAATCCTACAATCAACAAAGTTACAACAATCAATCTTACAACAACCATTCCAACCCAGATTACCAAGGAAATCAAAGTTATCAAAACCAAGGTTTTAAtccacaaaataaccaaggttacattcAACAAAACCAACAAAGTCAACAAAATAACCAACCGTCCCAACCTTCTAAAGAATTAGAAGAGATTATGCAAACTTATATCAAGAAGGCGGAATCCACCGAAGCATTTTTGTTAAAGGAAAACGAGTTCTTGAAGCAACAACTTAAGCAACAACAAGCCTCATTCCAAACCCTTGAGAGCACCGTTGGGAGACTATCAAGCTATGTTGCCGAAAGACCTCGAGGAACTTTGCCATCCAACACTCAAGTTAACCCAAGCACTCACAACAATAACC GAGTTGAAGAACCACAACCACAACCTTTTATCACCCAAGAACCACTACCAAGCTTCATTGAGGAGGAAATCAGGGTTAATAATGAGAAGGGTAAAGAAAAGGTTGATGCAACTGGGGTCAATGGTAATGATGCAAAGGGTAAAGATGAAAAGGGTAAGGATAAGGGTAAAGAGCCTTTGAAGGTTACAAGGTCGGTTCCATATCCAAAAGCTTTAAGGAAGGACAAGTTGGCGGCTCAGTACCAAAAGTTTCAAGATATGATGCAGAATGTGTCGGTCAACTTGCCTATTACCGATGTGCTCAAAGGGATGCCCAATTATGGATGCTTCATCAAAGAGTTAATCTCTCAAAAGGGTAAATATCATGAGGAAACGTCATTCTTTATTGAAGAGGAGTGCAATAAGATACTTGCATCAAGGCCAAGAATCCCTAAAAAGTTAGGTAATCCGGGAAAATTTGTTTTCCCATGTAAGTTTGGTGAATCGGAAGTGTTTAATGCACTAGCCGACTTGGGAGCAAGCATTAACCTAATGCCCCACTCACTTTATGAAAGACTTGGCCTTGGACCTCTTAAACCGACTCGAATTTGTATAAGATTGGCCAACCATTCGTTTGACACCGCTATTGGAATCGCCAAGGACATCTTGGTTAGCATTGACTCCTTGGTGTTCCCGGTTGATTTTGTTATCATGGAGATGAAGGAGGACCTTCAAGTCCCCCTCATCTTAGGTAGACCATTTCTTGCAACCGCCGACACCATCATCTTAGTACAACGCAATCAACTCAACATTGGAGTTGGTGAAGAGCGTGTGACCATAAATATTCGGGAAGCTATGAAGCAACCGAGCAACACCGATGATGATGAGTCACTACAAGAAAAACGGCCTTATAGGACCACCACAAAAGTCCTATTATGTACTCTAATAGGATCTTTGAGCTGA